The following coding sequences are from one Humulus lupulus chromosome X, drHumLupu1.1, whole genome shotgun sequence window:
- the LOC133806975 gene encoding mechanosensitive ion channel protein 8-like yields MVQSDREVVVNIAIMASGSKEAENNNIASKFNNGGEESSTRRVYQGSPSQDAQKGNSNTSSPQSSWKPPLSRTKSRLVDPPEEPFRKWERVITSGRLLRKDGDNNDQSFDEDDDIPEEDKKSKFNILTLVQWVSFVLILAALGCSLCIPVLKKQKLWDLPLWKWEILVLALNCGRLVSGWGIRLLVIFIERNFLSRKRVLYFVYGLRRAVQNCLWLGLVLLVWNCVFNKKVEERTESKFLVYVTKILVCFLVGNLIWLLKTLMVKVLALSFHVNNFFDRIQDALFNQYVVESLSGPPKYHMKEDHLMAVAVVREFQMAKAAGAAAMAMPSDLRASLLPSNDRFSRQVAHKQGGKFSIDHLHKLNQKNISAWNMRKMIDTVRTGSLATLDEKIQNSNNINTDDESSLQIKTECQAKEAAKKIFANVAKFGSKCIYLEDLMRFMNKDEAIRTMHLFGATSENEGITKSVLKDWVVNAFRERRALTWSLNDTKTAVDELHNMLTVLVGIVIVIISLLILGVPIMHFLVFISSQLLLAVFIFGNTCRTVFEAIIFLFIVHPFDVGDRCEVDGVQMVVEEMNILTTVFMRYDNQKVIFPNSALSTRPITNFYRSPDMGDTVDFCVHISTPMTKIVTMKEKIKRFIESRSDHWHPSPTLMMMDVVELNKLKLSLCVTHRMNHQDNREKLGRKALLVEEMVKIFKELDIEYRMLTLDVNIPTNPNCKVSTGFVDDSTMRVPFL; encoded by the exons ATGGTTCAGAGTGATAGAGAAGTGGTTGTCAACATTGCTATCATGGCAAGTGGCAGCAAAGAAGCAGAGAATAATAATATTGCTTCAAAATTTAATAATGGAGGAGAGGAAAGCTCCACCAGACGAGTATACCAGGGCTCACCGAGCCAAGATGCTCAGAAGGGTAACTCAAACACTTCCTCCCCACAAAGCTCGTGGAAGCCACCCTTAAGCAGGACCAAGTCCAGGCTCGTTGACCCACCTGAGGAACCATTTCGGAAATGGGAGAGAGTGATCACTTCTGGAAGGCTACTGAGAAAAGATGGTGATAATAATGATCAGTCTTTTGATGAGGACGATGACATTCCAGAAGAAGATAAGAAATCCAAGTTCAATATACTCACACTTGTTCAGTGGGTAAGCTTTGTTTTGATCTTAGCAGCCTTGGGTTGTAGTCTTTGTATTCCAGTCCTGAAGAAGCAAAAGCTTTGGGACCTTCCATTATGGAAATGGGAAATTCTTGTTTTGGCATTAAACTGTGGGAGGTTAGTCTCTGGTTGGGGAATTCGGTTGCTTGTCATCTTTATAGAGAGAAATTTTCTTTCGAGGAAAAGGGTTTTGTATTTCGTTTATGGTTTGAGAAGGGCAGTCCAGAATTGTCTCTGGTTAGGTCTAGTTTTGCTTGTTTGGAACTGTGTTTTTAATAAAAAGGTAGAGGAGAGGACCGAGAGTAAGTTCTTAGTTTATGTGACCAAAATTCTGGTTTGTTTTTTGGTGGGAAATCTAATATGGCTTCTGAAAACACTTATGGTTAAGGTTCTAGCATTGTCTTTTCATGTGAACAACTTCTTTGATCGAATTCAAGATGCTTTGTTTAACCAATATGTGGTTGAATCTCTTTCTGGTCCCCCAAAGTATCACATGAAAGAAGATCATTTAATGGCTGTCGCTGTGGTTCGGGAGTTTCAGATGGCTAAGGCTGCTGGGGCTGCAGCCATGGCTATGCCAAGTGACCTCAGAGCAAGCCTGCTTCCTTCCAATGACAGATTTTCTAGGCAGGTGGCTCACAAACAAGGTGGAAAATTCTCAATTGACCACTTGCATAAGCTAAATCAGAAGAATATATCAGCTTGGAATATGAGGAAAATGATCGATACTGTAAGGACTGGGTCCTTGGCCACTCTGGATGAAAAAATACAGAACTCTAATAATATTAATACGGATGATGAGTCTTCTTTACAGATCAAAACTGAATGCCAGGCAAAAGAGGCAGCCAAGAAGATATTTGCCAATGTAGCCAAGTTCGGGTCCAa ATGTATTTACCTAGAGGATTTGATGAGGTTTATGAATAAAGACGAAGCTATTAGAACAATGCATCTATTTGGAGCAACATCTGAAAACGAGGGAATTACCAAGTCGGTTCTCAAAGATTGGGtg GTGAATGCATTCAGAGAAAGAAGAGCACTTACATGGTCTCTCAACGATACAAAAACAGCTGTGGATGAACTTCACAATATGCTGACAGTGCTCGTAGGCATCGTAATTGTGATAATCTCACTTCTTATACTTGGAGTTCCCATCATGCATTTCCTCGTCTTCATAAGCTCCCAGCTTCTTCTGGCTGTTTTTATCTTTGGCAATACCTGTAGAACAGTATTTGAAGctatcattttcttatttatagtTCACCCATTTGATGTAGGTGATCGTTGTGAAGTGGACGGAGTCCAG ATGGTGGTTGAGGAAATGAATATATTAACTACGGTGTTTATGAGATATGACAATCAAAAGGTCATATTTCCCAACAGTGCTCTATCCACCAGACCCATTACTAACTTTTATCGAAGTCCAGACATGGGAGACACTGTTGATTTTTGCGTCCATATCTCAACTCCCATGACGAAGATAGTCACTatgaaggaaaaaattaaaaG GTTTATTGAAAGTAGAAGTGACCATTGGCACCCAAGTCCAACGTTGATGATGATGGATGTGGTTGAGTTGAACAAACTGAAATTATCATTGTGTGTTACACACCGAATGAACCACCAAGACAATAGGGAGAAATTGGGTAGGAAAGCCCTTTTGGTTGAGGAAATGGTCAAGATTTTTAAAGAACTCGACATTGAGTACCGGATGCTAACTCTTGATGTCAATATCCCAACCAATCCAAACTGCAAAGTGTCCACAGGTTTTGTGGATGATTCAACTATGCGTGTGCCATTTCTATGA